TACATTAGTACAAATTATCTGTTTCCTGCCAAAGAATCTGCTTTTCTTCTCCTTATCTCATATTTAAATTtgaatacatattaaatatgtcttttaaaaaaacaactgtgTACTGGGGAATAAGACTGATCAAATTGCATTACGTGCATGGAATATGGCATAGTGAATCTCACTAtcatgtacaattataatgcaccaataaaatttttttttaattaggaaaaaagaaacaactctgCAGAATAAGGATTGCGTGTCTTAAGCCACAGGTGCAGATCTTTCTGCTTCCATCTCCAAATGTGTTATGTTATAGTTCAAGTTATTTGAACTCTCCATCTGTAGattatgaaaataattctgaGTAAAGATGCAAGGAAAGTGTTCATTCATTGCATGATATTATATATAGACAAAGTATCAAGAAACAATATTTCTGTATACTTAagcaaaaataattctttctctTAAGTGACTCTTCTGCCGACTTTCAACGTTTCCTGGAAAAATGGACCATTCCCATCATATGGGGATGAACCATACGAACCACAGTAGCACCATGCCACCATCTCACCATCACCCGACCTCAGCTTCACATTCCCATGGCGGAGGAGACGGCCACATGATGATGATGGTAAGTGCCTGCAGAGGCAGCCCAGGCCCTCCCCCGCTCAGCTGTAGAAGTAGTGGGATTTTAGTACTAGAAGGTTATTATCTTTAAAGATCAGCTAGTGAATGAAGAAGCGCTAATACCAATCCCCAAATATGTCAAATGATTTGCCTAAATGTGGCAAATACAGAGTTacccagaaaaaatatttctagggACTCTTTCTTCTCTAGTCCCTTCTTTTGAAATTCACCCTCTTCTGGATTAAgttctgggctttttttttttttaagctttcatcttttttttttttaagatggacataatacctttattttattttattcattttgtgtggtgctaaggatcaaacccagtgcctcacacatgtgaggcaatagctccaccactgagctccatcccagccCTAATTTCTGGGCTTCCTGCTTTGTGTAGAAAGAGAAACAGACCCCAGGTGCTGGGGAGGGCACAGGGAGTGGCGCTGCTTAAGGCCTATGGCATTAATGCTAATGTGAGGGAGAAGGCCTCCCACTTCCTTGGACATCATTTCTTAACTCTCACCCAAACCTGTTACTTTTAAATATGCTAAACCTCTTTGGCATTTTCATTTAGGATTGTCAATCATTTCTAATGAATTTACTTTGGTTTTCTGGCAGCCTATGACCTTCTACTTTGGCTTTAAGAATGTGAAACTGTTGTTTTCCGGTTTGGTGATCAATACAGCTGGAGGTGAGTAAGCCAGCAGGTGGTGTTTAAAGGTGACAGTCACATGAGAGATGGTGACAGAGAATTTGGAAACTCAGCACCTCTTTCTGTCCAAACTACTGAATCAGTATGGTTATGTCATATAACTATCATATTTCCTATCCCCTAAAAGTAGTACTCATTTTGATCCTCTGGTAAACCTCCCTTCATTAATGTGTATGTTTTGtaactctgaaaaataatttagataCCAGATAGGAACCTTTTGCAATTCATTTCCTTTCATCCTTTTCCAGAGTGTTTCCTTGTTTGATAAGTTATTGGAACTGGACCTAAGACCAGGTTCAAATAGCACAAAATAACCCTAGGTTAAAGACTACTGGGCTAGTATAATCCTCCTATTTCACAGATACATTAAGCCTCAAATAGTGAAATGACTTGAAAAGATCACATAGAGTTAGCATGTCAGAGCTAAGACAAGGACCCAGACCTTCTTAGAACTGCCTAGGCTAGCACTGTTTCTAGTATACTAAACTGTGGACCACATCTTTTCCAATTCTTAGAGTCATATCCAGTTTAGGAGTGATAACCCACCTTTCATGTCTATCATGTTGCATTAGTatgctttaaattaaaaatactaaagcTCAATAGTTAGTTGGACTGCTTTAAGTACCAGATATATAATCTACACAATCTGTTTTGGGAAAATGGGCTATTGTGTTAGTTCAGGTATTGTGTTAAATTATTAGGGCGATACATTAATGTCATTATCAGAACTTCACAGTATGAAGACAGCATTGAAATGCCTTTTCAAGAAATGTAGTCTGCAGAGCTCAGTGGcatatgcctctaatcccagttatttgggaggctgaggcaggaggaggatcacaaattcaaggacagtctTGACAACTTAGAGAGTCCCTATTTTacgataaaaagaaaaaaggaggtgaGTAAGCCATCTTATGGAGACACACAAAACTGTTGGGTAAGAAGAGTAGGGATGGACCTCAGGGGTAGGattcccctgagttcaacccttagtaacagggaaaaagaagaagaaaaaatagtcagcatttaaaaataggttgttgggctggagatgtggcttaagcggtagcacgctcgcctggcatgcatgcggcctgggttcaatcctcagcaccacatacaaacaaagatgttgtgtccaccgaaaactaagaaataaatatttaaaaaaaatttatctctctctctctctctttaaaaaaaaaataataataggttattaacaggaggctgagacagatcatttgagcccaggagttcaagaccagactaGACAGCTTAGGAAGGCCCTActcaaaaacaattattttattccCCTTTTTGATATTCTACAATGTCTCAATGTAACAGAGCCCTActcaaaaacaattattttattccCCTTTTCGATATTCTACAATGTCTCAATGTAACAGAGCCGACTTAATAACATCCAGCAGCCAGACCAAAGGGTTATTGTTCAGATGACTTTTTGTATCTTAATCAGAAAGTAAGCCTAACACAGGGGTGCATATCTGTAGTCCtggctatttgggaggctgaggcaaaaggatcacttgagcccaggcaTTTGAGACGGGCCTAGGCAAAACAGCAAGAGCctctctggaaagaaaaaaatgtaaaattggtATGTAACTTGGATAGATTACAATGTTAGCTTGCACAAGTCTCTAGGTTCAAGCCCCAGCGTGAGAGAGTGTTCTCCACCAGAAGCCATGGTTTTCATTAATGACAGCTGCTCTCCTATCTAAGCAGGTAAAAAGGtaacaatacaaaaacaaaacgtTGATAAAGCCAAGAGTTGCAGTACTTGTTCTCTGCTGTCTCTGTAGCTGTACAGCACACTGGCTAATGATTTGGACAGGTTTGAAAGTACCACCATCTTTTCTTTCCCCACTTAGAAATGGCTGGAGCTTTTGTGGCAGTGTTTTTACTAGCAATGTTCTATGAAGGACTCAAGATAGCCCGGGAGAGTCTGCTGCGCAAGTCACAAGTCAGCATTCGCTACAATTCCATGCCTGTCCCAGGACCAAATGGAACCATTCTAATGGAGACCCACAAAACTGTTGGGTAAGAATATTGAACAAATCCAGATGGAAGTTCTAGAGAGGTAATTTAGTTGAGCAGCAAAGCAGCTAGTCTGTTAGCAGTATCTTATCGCCTCCAACCTGAGATAGTGATTCTATGGAACCTTGATCAAAACTGGCTTTGGGAGGTTAGGAGTTGTAGGTTACAATGGGTCAAAGCAGGAGTAATAGAAACTTTCCTGCAAACACATATTTGTTCTGAGTTGTAAGTATTGGTCATTTTGGAAAGTCagtaaaatctgtatttttaaatatttgccaaaataataatgaacaaGTTAGGAATTTTAGGTGAGGGTATAAAAGAATGGCAGAATACaaatgattcctttctctcaAGCCAGTTCTATCTTCGTTTTGTTTACAATATAGGAGTTTTACGACTGTTCTAAGAAAGTATTTGGATGACTTTTGGTTTTCCCTAGATATCAGGAAATGCTTTTTGagattcagatttctttttagaaatgtagATCTTAAAACTAGATTGGACCTTATGAAATTCTATAGACCAACATCCTGCTTTCAGGCAACAatattgtttatttctgttgCACTGATGAGCTTATTGAGGCCCAAAAAGACATGG
This portion of the Ictidomys tridecemlineatus isolate mIctTri1 chromosome 4, mIctTri1.hap1, whole genome shotgun sequence genome encodes:
- the Slc31a1 gene encoding high affinity copper uptake protein 1; amino-acid sequence: MDHSHHMGMNHTNHSSTMPPSHHHPTSASHSHGGGDGHMMMMPMTFYFGFKNVKLLFSGLVINTAGEMAGAFVAVFLLAMFYEGLKIARESLLRKSQVSIRYNSMPVPGPNGTILMETHKTVGQQMLSFPHLLQTVLHVIQVVISYFLMLIFMTYNGYLCIAVAAGAGTGYFLFSWKKAVVVDITEHCH